CCAGTTGCataatttattgatcatttttccaAATTTTTTACATGAGATAGTTATGATGGGCGGGAAAACCAAGAAATTTGATAAGACAGAAGCAATTTGTGACATTTTGATCTATATTCTATTATGAAACTTTTGAGCTCATCTTTTTCTACCTCTGGGTGCTGGCAGGCTGTTGTCACCATGTTCAACTTCCAGCAATACCGGCACATTCAAGCCCCAGGGTGGACACTAGGATGGACATGGGCCAAAAAGGAGGTTATATGGAGCATGGTGGGTGGGCAAACCACTGAGCAAGGAGATTGTTCGAAATTCAAAGGAAACGTTCCACATTGTTGTAAGAAGGATCCAACAGTTGTAGATTTACTTCCTGGAACGCCTTACAACCAGCAAATCGCAAATTGCTGCCGTGGAGGGGTGTTATCTTCCTGGGTTCAGGACCCCGGGAATTCTGTTAGCTCTTTTCAAGTTAGTGTGGGTCAAGCTGGAACTAGTAATAAGACGGTTAAACTGCCAAGAAATTTCACCTTGAAGGCACCAGGGCCCGGATATACTTGTGGACCTGCAAAGATTGTGAAGCCAACCCAGTATAAGACAGCTGATAAACGGAGAACCACTCAAGCATTGAGTAAGTTACAGGCTCTTTGTGCCGGTTCTTTATTATTCACAACTATGTATCTTATGGAGGTGAAATGATTCTAATTGCATCCACTTTTCTTCTTTGCAGTGACGTGGAACGTTACGTGCACGTATTCACAATTCTTGTCCCAAAAGACTCCTAGTTGTTGTGTGTCTCTATCCTCATTCTACAACGACACTATAGTACCCTGCCCGACTTGCTCTTGCGGATGTCAAAACAACATTACCCAACCCGGAAGTTGTGTCGAGTAAGTAACCCCAACATTACCctacatatacatatttattcATATTCCGAGTTGTAACAGGTTGTACTTGTAATGCAGGGCTGACAATCCATATCTAGCATCAGTTGTTTCGGCCGGCGGACCTAAGTCTAGTAATACACCACTAATCCAGTGTACTAGCCACATGTGTCCTGTCCGAATCCATTGGCATGTCAAAGTCAATTATAAAGATTATTGGCGTGCTAAGGTTACGATTACAAACTTTAACTACCGGATGAACTACTCACAATGGAATCTTGTGGTGCAACATCCCAACTTCGATAATCTCACACAATCGTTCAGTTTCAATTATAAAGGATTGACTCCTTATGATAGTTTGAGTAAGCACTATCTCTCAGATCGTGTAATACGAGCCTAATGCTGGATGTTTTTTGTGGTTTTCTAACGATAATCTTTTGGATCATGTTGTTCATCTTACAGATGATACGGCCATGCTATGGGGAATGAAGTTTTATAACGATTTTCTTAATCAAGCGGGGCCTTTCGGAAATGTGCAATCAGAGTTGCTATTCCAAAAGGACAAATCAACCTTTACTTTCGAGAAAGGATGGGCTTTCCCTCGGCGGGTTTACTTCAATGGTGATAATTGTGTGATGCCGCCTCCGGATGCTTACCCATGGCTGCCAAATGCTAGTTCAAGACGTGTTCTGTCCCTGATACAACCCTTCATGACTATAATGGCTGCCCTGGCTTTCTTACTGGCATATGCTTAGTGAAGTACATTTCGATTTCAAGATTTCTCTTGAATCACTTCGTTCGGGTGCTCCAATCCGTCCCTTTTAAAGGGATTCCATTCTCTATTGAATCGTCGAGAATGAGAATATGATGTCTTTTTGTTTAGGGATAGCCTCTTTATTACAGGTATCATACTATTTATaacattctttatttttcttgttagattatttattaaaatactaTTTCACTGTTGTAACATGTAAAAACATTCCCCATGGAAGTGAAGTGTTATATAGAGTTGGTTGTTGTACTTTCTGTGTTACACTTGAGATTTGATAACATCAACTATGTTTATTCGTCGGTCGTCAGGAATAcagaaataaaaatcaattaaattcgACTCGAAAAAAACGGATCTCAAACAATAGTCTTTCTGAATCAATTCGGAATTGTATGCACAATCTCCCCCGGAATTCACATTTCAACATTTTTGTTGGGAACAACTTTTGTTCTAATATTCGGATATGCACTTGTGGTTTTGGAAATTCCTAACCATATAGTAGTAAGAACACAAATCCTTGTgtaagacggtctcaccgtgagacgttcTCCGTACATGGGTTGAATAGCCCAATGAATAGAATTATTAGTATATGAGCTCTTTGTTTTGAGGTCATCTTACCGAGGGgctgtctctcacaagagtagttgtAGTAAGATTATTACCtaaacaaaaagaaccattaGTGCCTGAATGGCAACTACCATTAAGTAAGAAACCGAATTTAAACCGACAGAGTTCGGAAGTGAAGGATATGCATCAGGGGGTGGAAGTCTGCATTCATCTCCATTAAAGTAAACCTTCCTAGGAAATGCCCATCCTTGTTTTAAGGTGAATGTGTTTTGATCTTTTCTTAGGAGCACTTCGGACTGGACATTCCCGTTTGATCCTGCTTCCATCAACAGATCGTTGTAGAATTTCATGCCGTAGAACATACCAGTATCGTCTGCAGGACAAGAATTACGAAAAAATATTTCAAGATAGTCATGTAATCCGATGAATGGTTAATGTAAATTTCCATTAGTTAAGAGTCACTTACTGACTGATTGATAAGGTACTAGAGGCTTATAGTCGAAGCTGAAAACTTGGGTGACATTGTTAAGGTTCGGGTGCTGAATTACAAGAGTCCACTGAGTATAATTCAAGCGATAGTTGAAATTAGTAACAGCTACTTTGGCGCGCCAGTAATCCTTGTAATTGAGCTTGACGTGCCAGTGGACTCGAATAGGGCACATATGATGTGTGCATTGTAGAAGAGGAGTGTTATCTTTCTTTGGAGTGTGTACTCCTACGGAGTGTGATTTCTTTGAGTCGCTCCTACATTTTAGATGGTCCAACGAAAAAGAACGTCATTAAATTCATGGGATATATATCATACTTCGTACTCTATACTAGAGAGGATTCGTATAGTCATTAACCTGATACAGTTGTCTTTGTTGTGGCAACCGCAAGAACATCGTGCACAAGGAACGATTGTTTCGTTGTAGAAAGATGAGAAGGATACACAACATGACGGGTTTTTGGAAGCTAGAAACTGTGAATAAGTGCACGTTACGTTCCACGTCACTGCAAGTAGAGGGCATTTTGTTTAGTACGTTTACATTAGACTTGTAC
This Amaranthus tricolor cultivar Red isolate AtriRed21 chromosome 13, ASM2621246v1, whole genome shotgun sequence DNA region includes the following protein-coding sequences:
- the LOC130798407 gene encoding COBRA-like protein 1, with amino-acid sequence MESFSSHYTCRSITKLGSFTIFFSLLLSSFFLTSTEAYDALDPNGNITIKWDVINWTPDGYVAVVTMFNFQQYRHIQAPGWTLGWTWAKKEVIWSMVGGQTTEQGDCSKFKGNVPHCCKKDPTVVDLLPGTPYNQQIANCCRGGVLSSWVQDPGNSVSSFQVSVGQAGTSNKTVKLPRNFTLKAPGPGYTCGPAKIVKPTQYKTADKRRTTQALMTWNVTCTYSQFLSQKTPSCCVSLSSFYNDTIVPCPTCSCGCQNNITQPGSCVEADNPYLASVVSAGGPKSSNTPLIQCTSHMCPVRIHWHVKVNYKDYWRAKVTITNFNYRMNYSQWNLVVQHPNFDNLTQSFSFNYKGLTPYDSLNDTAMLWGMKFYNDFLNQAGPFGNVQSELLFQKDKSTFTFEKGWAFPRRVYFNGDNCVMPPPDAYPWLPNASSRRVLSLIQPFMTIMAALAFLLAYA
- the LOC130798406 gene encoding COBRA-like protein 4, whose protein sequence is MGCEKIANLNQEYDDNKASNQQWQCRYLGAQQELKLTLYAVLVALMLSDCAESYDPLDPNGNITIKWDVISWTPDGYVALVTMNNFQMYRHIMNPGWTLSWMWAKKEVIWSMVGAQTTEQGDCSKFKGNVPHCCKKTPVVVDLLPGVPYNQQIANCCKAGVVAAWGQDPGAAVSAFQVSVGLAGTSNKTVKLPKNFTLLGPGPGYTCGPAKIVPSTVYFTPDHRRKTQALMTWNVTCTYSQFLASKNPSCCVSFSSFYNETIVPCARCSCGCHNKDNCIRSDSKKSHSVGVHTPKKDNTPLLQCTHHMCPIRVHWHVKLNYKDYWRAKVAVTNFNYRLNYTQWTLVIQHPNLNNVTQVFSFDYKPLVPYQSVNDTGMFYGMKFYNDLLMEAGSNGNVQSEVLLRKDQNTFTLKQGWAFPRKVYFNGDECRLPPPDAYPSLPNSVGLNSVSYLMVVAIQALMVLFV